One Candidatus Binatia bacterium DNA segment encodes these proteins:
- the lon gene encoding endopeptidase La: MSDENEEAGIEDLDANAKFYGFEEDTGNVEIPDHLPVLALRGVVIFPSAIVPLPISRKPSLELVEEVLAGDRLLALVAQKDAEEETPSRHSIHRRGTVGRLLKMLKYPDQSVRILVQGIRRVDVVDLEQESPYFSGRILPVEDAYGPEDELAARQTHLVNQFAKFVSLIPYLPDELQLVVMNIKDPGKVTDLISSNLNIGLEEKQELLNTSDIHSRMDRLIKIIGREIDMLELGSKIQSQVQTELAQNQKEFYLRQQLRAIQKELGESDSRGADLDELRQKLDEADLPPDARKAADAEMDRLRLIPPESAEHSVVRTYLEWLANLPWNHTSEDNLDIAHAREVLDEDHFGLDMVKDRILEYLAVRKLREDPKSPILCFAGPPGVGKTSLGRSIARAMGREFVRMSLGGVRDEAEIRGHRRTYVGSLPGRIIQNMRTAGTRNPLFILDEIDKIGADFRGDPASALLEVLDPEQNDKFSDHYLDVPFDLSQAIFLTTANQLEPIPHALRDRMEVIEISGYTEEQKLEIAVRHLVPRQIEENGLASVEIAFETEALQSIIRNYTREGGLRNLEREIGRTCRKIARGVTEGDTGPFRIDEKMVADLLGPATFFAEVADRKAQIGVVTGLAYTAAGGDILFVESTRMPGKKGLTLTGSLGDVMKESAQTALSLIRSRAESLGVPADFYEETDLHIHVPAGATPKDGPSAGVTMATSLASLLTERPVLPYVAMTGELTLRGAVLPIGGVKEKVLAAARAGITHIVLPERNRKDLHDVPEKIRDQIDFTFASEIGDVLEVALAPKPKS; the protein is encoded by the coding sequence ATGTCTGATGAAAACGAGGAAGCAGGAATCGAGGATCTCGACGCCAACGCAAAGTTCTACGGCTTTGAGGAAGATACCGGCAACGTCGAAATACCCGATCATCTACCCGTGCTTGCCTTGCGGGGAGTCGTCATCTTCCCCAGTGCGATTGTCCCGCTTCCGATCTCCCGCAAGCCATCGCTGGAGTTAGTCGAAGAGGTCCTTGCAGGCGATCGGCTCCTGGCGCTTGTCGCGCAAAAGGATGCCGAGGAGGAAACTCCCTCTCGCCATTCCATCCATCGACGAGGCACCGTCGGTCGCCTGCTCAAGATGTTGAAATATCCGGACCAGAGCGTCCGGATATTGGTCCAGGGAATTCGTCGAGTGGATGTCGTCGACCTCGAGCAGGAGTCGCCATACTTCTCGGGGCGCATCCTTCCCGTCGAGGACGCCTATGGCCCCGAGGACGAGCTTGCCGCCAGACAAACCCACCTGGTCAACCAATTCGCAAAATTCGTCTCGCTCATCCCCTACCTCCCGGACGAACTGCAACTGGTAGTGATGAATATCAAGGATCCGGGCAAGGTCACGGATTTGATTTCCTCAAATTTGAATATCGGGCTCGAGGAAAAGCAGGAACTGCTCAACACCTCGGACATTCATTCCCGGATGGATCGCCTGATCAAGATCATTGGTCGAGAGATCGATATGCTCGAGCTTGGGTCCAAGATCCAGAGCCAGGTGCAGACGGAGCTCGCGCAAAACCAAAAGGAATTCTATCTCCGCCAACAGCTCCGCGCGATCCAGAAGGAGTTGGGCGAGTCCGATTCTCGGGGCGCAGACCTCGATGAACTGCGTCAGAAGCTCGACGAAGCAGACTTGCCTCCCGACGCGCGGAAGGCCGCGGATGCCGAGATGGATCGTTTGCGTCTGATTCCTCCCGAATCTGCCGAGCACTCCGTGGTCCGCACTTACCTTGAATGGCTTGCCAATCTACCGTGGAACCATACCTCCGAGGACAACCTCGACATCGCACATGCCCGCGAAGTCCTCGATGAGGACCACTTCGGACTGGATATGGTCAAGGACCGGATTCTTGAATACCTCGCCGTGCGAAAACTTCGGGAGGATCCGAAAAGTCCGATCCTCTGCTTTGCGGGCCCCCCGGGCGTCGGGAAGACGTCTCTTGGCCGATCGATCGCACGCGCCATGGGTCGGGAATTTGTCAGGATGTCTCTCGGTGGCGTTCGTGATGAAGCTGAAATTCGAGGGCACCGCCGCACCTACGTCGGATCGCTGCCCGGGCGAATCATTCAAAATATGCGCACCGCCGGCACCAGAAATCCGCTCTTCATTCTTGATGAAATCGACAAGATCGGGGCCGACTTTCGCGGGGACCCGGCAAGTGCTCTGCTCGAGGTTCTGGACCCCGAGCAAAACGATAAATTCTCGGATCATTATCTCGACGTCCCCTTCGACCTTTCGCAAGCAATTTTTCTCACGACCGCCAACCAGTTGGAACCAATTCCTCATGCCCTCCGTGACCGCATGGAGGTCATCGAAATCTCCGGATACACCGAGGAACAGAAGCTCGAGATCGCGGTCCGGCATCTCGTCCCGCGTCAGATAGAGGAAAACGGGCTGGCTTCTGTCGAGATAGCGTTCGAGACCGAAGCCCTGCAGTCAATTATCCGCAACTATACGCGAGAAGGCGGGTTGCGAAACCTGGAGCGAGAGATCGGACGCACCTGCCGAAAGATCGCCCGAGGCGTCACCGAAGGGGATACTGGTCCGTTCCGGATTGACGAAAAAATGGTCGCCGATCTTCTCGGTCCGGCGACCTTCTTCGCGGAGGTGGCCGACCGGAAGGCACAGATCGGAGTCGTGACGGGCCTGGCCTATACTGCCGCCGGTGGCGATATCCTTTTCGTCGAATCCACGCGGATGCCGGGTAAAAAAGGCCTTACGCTGACGGGCTCGCTTGGCGATGTGATGAAGGAATCAGCGCAAACTGCGCTGTCGCTGATTCGCTCCAGAGCCGAGTCGCTCGGAGTTCCGGCTGATTTCTATGAGGAAACCGACCTTCATATTCATGTTCCCGCCGGCGCCACACCGAAGGATGGCCCGTCCGCCGGAGTCACGATGGCGACGTCGTTGGCCTCGTTACTGACCGAACGACCCGTCCTCCCGTATGTGGCGATGACAGGCGAGCTGACGCTCCGAGGCGCCGTCTTGCCGATCGGCGGCGTCAAGGAAAAGGTGCTTGCTGCTGCGCGGGCGGGGATTACGCATATTGTTCTGCCCGAGAGGAACCGAAAGGACCTCCATGATGTGCCCGAG
- a CDS encoding methyltransferase domain-containing protein: MSGTPSQPKMTGPIELGETLLFIDEKGREYLRQVRAGRRLSFKKGHLDVDQIVGRPDGLKMRTSQGGTVYIFRPTYDRLITHLPRKAQVIYPKDSGSILTQLDVYPGARVIESGVGPGAMTIALLRAVGPTGSLVSIERREDHIEMARENIAMFHGDAPNWSLVLGDAEEEIPEREVDRILLDMPDPAPVIPAAVQALRPGGMLACWVPTTLQLDTLGAAVRAEPLLVEARTSEILQRYWHVAYNSVRPDHRMVGHTGFLMTAWRLAEIDDPEVRADSSSEPPGAEGETLPTEGKDEPSLPAASDHDNNPDRESP; encoded by the coding sequence ATGAGTGGAACACCGAGCCAGCCCAAGATGACAGGTCCGATCGAACTGGGAGAAACCCTTTTGTTCATCGACGAGAAAGGTCGCGAATACCTGCGTCAGGTTCGTGCGGGCCGCCGCTTGAGCTTCAAGAAGGGGCATCTCGATGTGGATCAGATCGTCGGCCGCCCGGATGGGCTGAAAATGCGCACCAGTCAGGGCGGTACCGTCTATATTTTTCGTCCGACGTACGACCGGCTCATCACCCATCTCCCCCGCAAGGCTCAGGTCATCTACCCAAAGGACTCGGGCTCCATTCTCACGCAACTGGATGTCTATCCCGGGGCTCGTGTCATCGAGAGCGGCGTAGGTCCGGGCGCAATGACAATCGCGCTTCTCCGGGCAGTGGGGCCAACAGGTAGTCTCGTGTCCATTGAGCGCCGCGAGGACCATATAGAGATGGCTCGCGAGAATATCGCGATGTTCCACGGCGATGCGCCGAATTGGTCGCTCGTTCTCGGAGATGCCGAAGAGGAGATCCCGGAGCGCGAGGTCGACCGCATTCTCCTCGACATGCCGGACCCTGCGCCGGTGATTCCGGCTGCCGTTCAGGCCTTGCGGCCAGGAGGAATGCTGGCCTGCTGGGTACCGACAACCCTGCAGCTCGACACGCTGGGCGCAGCCGTCCGCGCCGAACCACTGCTGGTCGAAGCCCGAACCTCGGAGATCTTGCAGCGCTATTGGCATGTCGCCTATAATTCCGTGCGGCCGGACCATCGGATGGTCGGCCACACAGGTTTCCTGATGACCGCCTGGCGTCTCGCCGAGATCGACGACCCGGAGGTTCGAGCGGATAGCTCGTCCGAGCCCCCCGGAGCAGAAGGCGAAACTCTGCCGACGGAAGGCAAGGATGAGCCCTCTTTGCCCGCAGCCTCGGATCATGACAACAACCCGGATAGAGAGTCGCCCTAA
- a CDS encoding ATP-binding protein has product MKCTRCGEPAEIALRAHNASFCRPCFLFWFERRTLKQIENEAMFVPGQKLLVAVSGGKDSLALWELLSRAGHDTLGFHLELGIDGYSRQSLDRCQAFAEARGLRFEVRSLAAANLAVPEMASATHRPPCAACGKAKRYYFDQAALEFRCEVLVTGHNLDDEAARLLGNVLRWREEQLFRQSPVLQSRHPKFVRKVKPFFLASEYEIAAYAFMRKIDYQVQECPNAAGATQLTYKRMLDDLEHESPGSKSAFVGDFLRRGRANFAEPASRSDGGTCTNCGMPAFHELCSFCSLRREVERKRTDRNPGREKN; this is encoded by the coding sequence ATGAAGTGTACACGATGCGGGGAACCCGCTGAAATCGCTCTTCGGGCCCATAATGCTTCATTCTGCCGGCCCTGTTTTCTCTTCTGGTTTGAACGACGAACCCTCAAACAGATCGAAAACGAGGCGATGTTCGTACCGGGACAAAAACTCCTTGTGGCCGTCTCCGGAGGCAAGGATAGCCTCGCACTTTGGGAACTACTTTCCCGGGCTGGCCACGACACGCTTGGCTTTCATCTGGAGCTGGGAATTGATGGCTATTCCCGGCAGTCGCTCGATCGGTGTCAGGCGTTCGCCGAGGCTCGGGGCCTCCGCTTCGAGGTCCGCTCGCTGGCCGCCGCCAACCTGGCGGTCCCCGAGATGGCCAGCGCGACCCACCGCCCGCCGTGTGCCGCTTGCGGCAAGGCCAAGCGCTACTATTTTGATCAGGCGGCCCTCGAGTTCAGATGTGAGGTGCTCGTTACGGGTCACAACCTCGACGATGAGGCGGCCCGTCTCCTGGGCAATGTTCTCCGCTGGCGAGAGGAACAGCTCTTCCGCCAAAGCCCGGTCCTGCAGTCTCGCCATCCAAAGTTTGTTCGCAAGGTCAAACCGTTTTTTCTCGCCAGCGAATACGAAATCGCCGCCTACGCATTCATGCGTAAAATCGATTACCAAGTGCAGGAATGCCCGAATGCAGCGGGCGCCACGCAACTGACTTACAAACGAATGCTCGACGACCTCGAACATGAAAGCCCCGGCAGCAAAAGCGCCTTTGTCGGCGATTTCCTGCGCCGCGGCAGGGCCAACTTCGCGGAGCCGGCAAGTCGTTCGGATGGCGGTACCTGCACGAATTGTGGGATGCCGGCGTTTCACGAGCTATGTTCTTTTTGTTCCCTTCGCCGCGAAGTGGAACGCAAGCGTACCGACAGAAACCCCGGAAGGGAAAAAAACTGA
- a CDS encoding thiamine biosynthesis protein ThiS: MSGVRRVHALLHRLQLLPSTVLVIRGDALLTEDAVLEPDDEIEIRSVISGG, translated from the coding sequence ATGAGCGGAGTTCGGAGGGTGCATGCCCTCCTCCACCGATTGCAATTGCTACCGAGCACCGTGCTGGTGATTCGCGGCGACGCGCTTCTGACCGAAGACGCGGTTTTGGAACCCGATGACGAAATCGAAATCCGCTCGGTGATCAGTGGAGGCTGA
- a CDS encoding RluA family pseudouridine synthase yields MIPAPSAPYIVTSPEAGLRLDAFLARRAGLGRRGARRLSIGARVNGRIARPGQALAVGDSITLVPSEALEGSLDCLRETSEILVLNKPAGLPTVALAGQAGDSMAARIAAARPDGQWPGPPLESGIVHRLDAGTSGVLLVARDERLWSELRQQTRDRAWQKTYLSLVQGRLDETQTVDLAIGQHPKSRRRMVPVRDPAKAARYAAHSAFSRITPLRSDGAQTFVRVETRTGLRHQVRVHLASIGHPVVNDGLYGPPADDQLPGHYLHGETIGWSDPASGSRIVERAPIPSWWPEWVRSSDDPI; encoded by the coding sequence GTGATTCCTGCACCTTCAGCTCCCTATATCGTTACCTCGCCCGAAGCCGGTCTGCGATTGGACGCGTTTTTGGCGCGCCGGGCAGGCCTCGGACGCCGTGGGGCTCGTCGTCTTTCGATCGGCGCCAGAGTCAACGGCCGGATCGCCAGGCCAGGACAGGCCCTGGCTGTCGGCGATTCAATTACTCTGGTGCCATCCGAAGCCCTCGAGGGTTCGCTCGATTGCCTGCGCGAAACCTCGGAGATCCTGGTCCTGAACAAACCGGCCGGATTGCCCACCGTTGCTTTGGCCGGACAGGCCGGCGATTCGATGGCGGCCCGGATCGCCGCTGCTCGACCGGACGGCCAATGGCCGGGACCACCTCTCGAGTCCGGGATCGTGCACCGTCTTGATGCAGGAACCTCGGGCGTACTGCTGGTGGCCCGCGATGAGAGATTGTGGTCGGAGTTGCGACAGCAAACGCGCGACCGAGCTTGGCAGAAGACCTATTTAAGCCTGGTGCAGGGCCGACTCGACGAGACACAGACCGTTGACCTTGCGATCGGTCAACATCCAAAGAGCCGACGGCGCATGGTGCCGGTTCGTGATCCAGCCAAAGCCGCACGATATGCTGCGCACTCCGCCTTCAGTCGCATTACTCCCCTGCGGAGCGATGGTGCGCAGACTTTCGTGAGAGTCGAAACCCGGACCGGGCTCAGGCATCAGGTCCGTGTGCACCTGGCGAGCATCGGACATCCCGTCGTGAACGATGGCCTGTATGGCCCGCCGGCCGACGACCAGCTTCCCGGTCATTACCTGCACGGCGAAACTATCGGGTGGTCGGACCCCGCCTCGGGGTCGAGGATTGTCGAACGGGCACCGATTCCTTCGTGGTGGCCGGAATGGGTTCGCTCGAGCGACGATCCGATCTAA
- a CDS encoding 1-acyl-sn-glycerol-3-phosphate acyltransferase, protein MDSETPRVTARPTEGGLRGWLTRWLTAYVHIDAAGLQQVADRSRQGRLIYVLRQRSRLDAYIVSWLLGREGLPLPAHICSIPGPLSDARRRLGKWFRAPFWPGVKSRQKRDLRAVIATLEAGEPVLLFLRARNPGLFRGRRESLKAARPGNLILEEIVEWARESKQTTHLVPLSVFRGRVFRHQERRLAALAYSVHDAPSDVKKLLTYAFNREDLLVSIGRITNLQPFLERCRRLHPSRVARRLGNSLQRELAQEERAVWGPLLESREVLAERVFEGADVERQVREIAAERGISEAKAWREARKSFWEMAANFNGFAFGLIEGAFHQIWKRAFSGLEIRGLDRVVDKVKHSPVVLVPCHRSHFDYLVLSYLFRENFLSPPHIHAGDNMAFWPLGPFLRGAGAFFVRRSFDGDALYKMVFHRYLGTLIRKGYTLEFFIEGGRSRTGKILTPKLGVLASIVRAFLQGVRKDLYLVPVSIHYGRIAEENAYDAELGGAEKQQESLGALLRARSILRQRHGTVYVSFAEPLSLREMLGENRERFSHPELSPEVEAEHRRFVQKLGFKLLREVNEATVVGATSLSSTVLLAGNSSGLQLSDFAASSRMLAEILRWRGATFTPSLERNLGRSNFSEIVAFLQSSGLIEVQPGPNGPQLKIAAGKRTALDFYKNNSIHFFLVPALVAHATLRGVAREDLEAEVWWWLELFRWEFPLPEKSDVGPRIERCLAYFEAHGAALGQESQPVPLVLSLAGILENFREGYWITARAIDRLSPETPIADAKWSEAILKSFEAAQLLGEVVRPEAANPVLFKNATSRFAELGFLQVSEGAKPRDRVFCRAGHEQELAGLIQRLGSALLLPEGDRSYETPQL, encoded by the coding sequence ATGGACTCCGAAACCCCCAGGGTCACAGCCCGTCCCACCGAGGGCGGCTTACGTGGATGGCTCACGCGCTGGCTGACAGCCTACGTCCATATTGATGCGGCGGGTTTGCAACAGGTAGCGGATCGGAGCCGGCAGGGCCGCCTCATCTACGTGCTTCGGCAGCGGTCCCGACTCGACGCCTATATCGTCTCGTGGCTTCTCGGCCGGGAGGGGTTGCCCCTGCCCGCGCACATTTGCAGCATTCCCGGGCCCTTGTCGGATGCTCGTCGGAGACTCGGAAAATGGTTCCGCGCACCCTTCTGGCCGGGGGTGAAAAGCCGCCAGAAGAGAGACCTTCGCGCCGTGATCGCCACGCTCGAGGCAGGCGAACCCGTTTTGCTCTTTCTTCGGGCGAGGAACCCGGGACTATTTCGGGGACGTCGGGAGTCCCTGAAGGCCGCTCGCCCGGGGAATCTGATTCTCGAAGAAATTGTGGAATGGGCGCGGGAATCGAAGCAGACAACCCACCTCGTGCCACTCTCGGTATTCCGCGGGCGTGTTTTTCGGCATCAGGAGCGCCGACTGGCGGCGCTCGCCTATTCGGTGCATGACGCTCCAAGTGACGTCAAGAAATTACTGACTTATGCTTTCAATCGAGAGGATTTACTGGTCAGCATTGGTCGAATCACGAATCTGCAGCCGTTTCTGGAGCGCTGCCGGCGTCTCCACCCGTCGCGAGTCGCTCGACGACTGGGCAATTCCTTGCAACGCGAGTTGGCACAGGAGGAAAGGGCCGTATGGGGGCCGCTGCTGGAATCGCGAGAAGTCCTTGCGGAGCGAGTTTTCGAAGGGGCGGATGTCGAGCGCCAAGTGCGTGAAATCGCGGCCGAGCGTGGCATATCGGAGGCCAAGGCCTGGCGTGAGGCGCGAAAGTCGTTTTGGGAAATGGCCGCAAACTTCAATGGATTTGCTTTCGGGCTGATCGAGGGTGCTTTTCATCAAATTTGGAAACGGGCGTTTAGCGGTCTCGAAATTCGCGGCCTCGACCGCGTGGTGGACAAGGTCAAACATTCGCCCGTTGTCCTAGTTCCGTGCCACCGGAGTCATTTCGACTACCTCGTGCTGTCGTATCTTTTCCGGGAAAACTTTCTGTCGCCTCCCCATATTCACGCTGGCGATAATATGGCCTTTTGGCCTCTCGGGCCCTTCCTGCGCGGCGCCGGCGCATTCTTTGTGCGACGCAGCTTTGACGGCGACGCTCTCTACAAGATGGTGTTTCACCGATATCTCGGGACACTGATCCGGAAGGGTTACACACTCGAGTTTTTCATCGAGGGTGGGCGCAGCCGAACGGGCAAGATCCTCACCCCGAAACTTGGGGTGCTTGCCAGTATCGTTCGAGCTTTTCTGCAAGGCGTGCGCAAGGATCTCTACCTGGTACCGGTCTCGATCCATTACGGTCGAATCGCCGAGGAAAATGCTTACGACGCGGAACTCGGCGGAGCCGAAAAGCAACAGGAGTCGCTGGGAGCCTTGCTGCGAGCCCGCTCGATCCTGCGGCAGCGCCACGGTACCGTGTATGTGAGCTTTGCCGAACCCCTTTCGCTTCGAGAGATGCTCGGCGAAAATCGGGAACGCTTCTCACATCCTGAATTGTCTCCCGAGGTCGAGGCGGAGCACCGGCGATTCGTCCAAAAGCTCGGGTTCAAGCTCCTGCGCGAAGTGAACGAAGCCACAGTTGTCGGTGCCACCTCCCTTTCGTCGACAGTGCTTCTGGCCGGGAATTCCAGCGGATTGCAACTCTCGGATTTTGCCGCCTCCAGTCGGATGCTGGCCGAGATCCTGCGCTGGCGTGGCGCGACGTTTACGCCTTCGTTGGAGCGAAATTTGGGCCGGAGCAATTTTTCCGAGATCGTCGCGTTTCTGCAGTCGTCCGGTCTGATCGAAGTGCAGCCCGGGCCAAACGGCCCCCAGCTCAAGATCGCTGCGGGGAAGCGGACCGCACTCGATTTTTACAAGAATAACTCGATTCACTTCTTTCTTGTGCCCGCGCTGGTCGCACACGCGACTCTTCGCGGCGTTGCTCGAGAAGATCTCGAAGCAGAGGTCTGGTGGTGGCTGGAGCTTTTCCGGTGGGAGTTTCCGCTGCCCGAAAAAAGCGATGTAGGGCCGCGCATCGAGCGCTGCCTGGCCTATTTCGAGGCGCATGGAGCTGCTCTTGGGCAGGAATCACAGCCAGTGCCGCTCGTGCTGTCCCTCGCGGGGATTCTCGAGAACTTTCGAGAAGGTTATTGGATTACGGCTCGCGCCATCGATCGTCTCAGCCCCGAAACGCCGATTGCCGACGCCAAGTGGAGCGAGGCGATTCTCAAGAGCTTCGAGGCAGCGCAGTTGCTCGGGGAGGTCGTCCGGCCCGAGGCAGCCAATCCGGTCCTGTTCAAGAATGCCACCTCACGGTTCGCTGAATTGGGTTTTTTGCAGGTTTCAGAGGGTGCAAAGCCTCGGGATCGCGTGTTTTGTCGGGCGGGACACGAGCAGGAACTGGCGGGATTGATCCAGCGGCTCGGGTCGGCGCTGCTTTTACCCGAAGGTGACCGCTCCTACGAGACGCCCCAGCTTTAG
- a CDS encoding ubiquinol-cytochrome c reductase iron-sulfur subunit: MLFGVFSLTFLLAALRAAFPRILFVPPSSFKAGVPGDFAIGEVDRKYEKDFRVWIVREPEGFYALWAKCTHLGCTPRWLNAEAKFKCPCHGSGFYKSGINFEGPAPRPLVRLKIALAEDGQIKIDKSTKYLFEKGQWGKPGSFLKA, encoded by the coding sequence ATGCTTTTTGGCGTCTTCTCGCTGACTTTCCTGCTTGCGGCTCTTCGAGCGGCTTTCCCCCGGATCCTGTTCGTCCCGCCGAGCAGTTTCAAGGCAGGCGTGCCCGGCGATTTCGCCATCGGCGAGGTGGATCGCAAATACGAGAAGGATTTCCGGGTCTGGATCGTGCGCGAACCCGAAGGGTTCTACGCATTGTGGGCGAAATGCACCCATCTCGGCTGCACCCCTCGTTGGCTCAACGCCGAAGCAAAATTCAAATGCCCTTGTCACGGCAGCGGCTTCTACAAAAGCGGCATCAACTTCGAGGGGCCGGCACCACGGCCGCTGGTCCGCCTGAAAATCGCTCTGGCCGAGGACGGCCAGATCAAGATCGACAAAAGCACCAAGTACCTGTTCGAAAAGGGCCAGTGGGGAAAACCTGGTTCGTTCCTGAAAGCTTGA
- a CDS encoding cytochrome b N-terminal domain-containing protein — translation MSWWDETKEQITESQVWKSIFRHGYDDTPRNRILMVSGNVWLHLHPSKVRRHATRLRFTWCMGGITFLMFLITVVTGIYLMFYYRPVTQYAYADMKYLEFDMPFGMVMRNMHRWAAHGMVIAVWLHMFRVFLTGSYKPPREFNWIVGVILLVLTLLLSFTGYLLPWDQLAIWAVTVGSNMGAATPLMGNEGPFKELLGANPIYDVRAFLFGGGEVGPATLLRFYILHCIFIPLVTSLFLAVHFWRIRRDGFSGPAL, via the coding sequence ATGAGTTGGTGGGACGAAACAAAAGAACAAATCACGGAGTCGCAGGTTTGGAAGTCAATCTTCCGCCACGGCTATGATGATACGCCGCGAAACCGCATCTTGATGGTTTCGGGGAACGTCTGGCTTCATCTTCACCCGTCGAAGGTGCGCCGGCATGCAACACGGCTGCGCTTCACGTGGTGCATGGGCGGAATCACCTTCCTCATGTTCTTGATCACGGTCGTCACGGGCATCTATCTGATGTTCTACTACCGGCCCGTGACCCAGTACGCCTACGCGGACATGAAGTACCTCGAGTTCGACATGCCCTTCGGTATGGTAATGCGCAACATGCACCGCTGGGCAGCACACGGCATGGTGATCGCTGTATGGCTGCATATGTTCCGGGTGTTCCTGACCGGTTCCTACAAGCCGCCTCGCGAGTTCAACTGGATCGTCGGCGTCATCCTTCTCGTCCTGACTTTGTTGCTGAGCTTCACCGGCTATCTGCTCCCTTGGGATCAGTTGGCGATCTGGGCTGTAACCGTGGGTTCGAACATGGGTGCGGCGACGCCATTAATGGGGAACGAGGGGCCGTTCAAGGAGTTGCTCGGAGCAAATCCGATCTACGACGTGCGGGCCTTCCTCTTCGGTGGCGGCGAAGTCGGACCGGCTACACTGCTTCGGTTTTACATTCTGCACTGCATTTTTATTCCGCTCGTCACGAGTCTTTTCCTGGCGGTTCATTTCTGGAGAATTCGTCGTGATGGCTTCTCTGGTCCGGCACTGTAG